The following are encoded in a window of Halorarum salinum genomic DNA:
- a CDS encoding thioredoxin family protein produces MTETTSAPKPERVDAREFPDALAEHGFVLVDFYTKGCTLCRSVEPVLGSVDRATGVPMLLVNPKDDPSLVAEHDVRSVPTLALFRDGEEVGRVADGFVSAERLVEFVESNR; encoded by the coding sequence GTGACCGAAACCACCTCCGCACCGAAACCCGAACGCGTCGACGCCAGGGAGTTCCCCGACGCGCTCGCCGAGCACGGGTTCGTCCTCGTCGACTTCTACACGAAGGGCTGCACGCTCTGCCGGAGCGTCGAACCCGTGCTCGGATCGGTCGACCGCGCGACCGGCGTGCCGATGCTGCTCGTGAACCCGAAGGACGACCCGTCGCTCGTCGCGGAACACGACGTCCGGTCGGTGCCGACGCTCGCGCTGTTCCGCGACGGCGAGGAGGTCGGTCGGGTCGCCGACGGCTTCGTCAGCGCCGAACGGCTGGTCGAGTTCGTCGAGTCGAACCGGTAG